The proteins below come from a single Limnobaculum xujianqingii genomic window:
- a CDS encoding Ig-like domain-containing protein, translating to MGAVTGNVAYGDSTDDARPVISGTGHSGETVIIYANGSELGRTTVAADGSWSFQPESPLMDGHHELTVAVIDAYGNTSAPGASFDIVIDTIAPASPTIESVIDDVGGYQGMLQNGDETDDYTPTFSGKAEAGSMVILYGNGQIIGSAAVDANGNWTFTPTTPLAMGEYDFTVAAMDAVGNLSDQSGAIHLILDGVVIPNFVEITQVVDDVGAVTGLVFFNGVTDDARPQINGTATPGDIINLYDGEVLLGSTVTDENGQWSFTPAVDLADGQHNFTAAAVDVAGNIGKPTDEFVVFVDTVAPESPTIESVIDNVGGYQGMLQNGDETDDYTPTFSGKAEAGGMVILYGNGQIIGSAAVDANGNWTFTPTTPLAMGEYDFTVAVMDAVGNLSDQSGAIHLILDGVVIPNFVEITQVVDDVGAVTGLVFFNGVTDDARPQINGTATPGDIINLYDGEVLLGSTVTDENGQWSFTPAVDLADGQHNFTAAAVDVAGNIGKPTDEFVVFVDTVAPESPTIESVIDNVGGYQGMLQNGDETDDYTPTFSGKAEAGGMVILYGNGQIIGSAAVDANGNWTFTPTTPLAMGEYDFTVAAMDAVGNLSDQSGAIHLILDGVVVLNFVEITHIIDDVGAVTGSLASNDVTDDARPQISGTATPGHVINIYDGEILLGSTVAAANGEWSFTPAMDLADGRHSFTAVAVDAAGNASTPTAEFVVTIDTVVTPNPEEPASPTIDLVQDDVGAVQGDLSSGSITDDNRPTLVGSANPGYIVNVYDGDMLLGSAVADAQGKWSFTPIALPDGPHSFYVTGTTSTGETSQPSPEFSLSIDTMPFMAFIDRVEDNVGAVTGNVVNGGATDDARPLISGTGQAGETVIIYANGSELGRTTVAADGSWSFQPESPLMDGHHDLTVAVIDAQGNTSAPGASFEIVIDTMAPVPVSDLVITDDVGIYQGVLQHGDVTDDYTPTFSGKAEAGNTVFIFANDQLMGSAGVDANGNWTFTPAMPLPMGDYDFTTVVEDPAGNRSEISEPVHLTLNSDVIQDFVEITQVIDDVGMVTGSVPHNGVTDDARPQVSGIGSAGQQVIVYAIAHEGMREIGRATVDADGKWSLKSNIALAEGRNELIADLMDSDGNLLLVSSVYAITVDITAPMPVTDLVITDNVGDYQGVLKNGDNTDDYQPTFSGKAEAGNTVFIFANDQLMGSVRVDANGDWTFTPAMPLPMGDYQFTTMVADQAGNRSEISEPVHLILDGVVIPNFVEITEAIDNVGMITGSLASNDITDDARPQIAGNAMPGDIINIYDSKILLGSTAASESGYWSFIPTVDLADGQHSFTAAVVNAAGNVGKPSAEFVVIIDTVAPASPIIESVIDNVGSYQGILKNGDVTDDATPTFTGKGEAGNIIVIYANDQMIATALVNAGGNWTFTPATPLPLGEYHFTVAAIDPAGNQSAQSGSINLIIDNSGTPPVIQITQLIDDVGSVTGELAANSVTDDARPQIMGVAMAGNVVKIYDGEIEIGSTIANESGQWSFTPAFNLADGEHRLTASEVDVVGNYSPRSPEFVFTVDTIPSATPTIESVSADFRGDLTSGTAINNGTPTLKGTAEQGSVVNIFDNGILLGSTIADSDGKWSFTPTAELSEGEHAFTVAGNTGSPSGEFTVIVDYDLHIHPPVPEEPSVPTIDVVINDAQEVVSNGGVSDDFTPTLLGKGELGDIIHVYDRGVLLGSAVVNDDYNWSFTPELPLSDGNHVFFVTATNAAEVVSQQSADYVVILDYPVSYPDLAITEVLDQVGAITGNLSIGDITDDPRPVIKGTGTAGDMVIVYTTGQHELGRTMVDADGLWSLRPVNPLPEGDNALTAVGVNADGEMTMPTPSFTINISCGMPLFPALIESVLDDVGAIQGMLQKGDITDDNLPTLKGVANSGNIVSLYDHDVLIGSTQADASGKWSFTPIYSLADGEHKITVTATDTLHGRVSEPSGVYNFTVDTTADVGEGVMAVALGDVLRVGSDELTFTADSEKQSSLQTENVAVAQNHYQSEGSSYNVWTMGASTVEVPVENVVNPVIL from the coding sequence GTATGGTTATTCTTTATGGCAACGGCCAAATTATTGGTTCTGCCGCAGTTGATGCCAACGGTAACTGGACATTTACTCCAACAACACCATTAGCTATGGGTGAGTATGACTTTACCGTCGCGGCAATGGATGCAGTGGGTAACCTGAGCGACCAGAGCGGAGCGATTCATCTGATTCTTGATGGTGTGGTGATACCGAATTTTGTTGAAATCACTCAGGTCGTTGACGATGTGGGTGCGGTAACCGGTTTAGTTTTCTTTAATGGTGTCACTGATGATGCTCGTCCGCAGATTAACGGGACGGCTACACCAGGCGATATCATTAATCTTTATGATGGTGAGGTACTGTTAGGTTCCACTGTTACTGATGAAAACGGCCAGTGGAGCTTTACACCAGCAGTTGATTTAGCTGATGGACAACACAACTTTACCGCGGCAGCGGTTGATGTGGCCGGTAACATTGGCAAGCCAACCGATGAGTTTGTGGTATTTGTGGATACAGTGGCACCCGAATCACCGACTATCGAGTCAGTTATCGATAATGTTGGTGGTTATCAGGGCATGCTGCAAAATGGCGATGAAACCGACGACTATACGCCAACCTTCAGCGGTAAAGCTGAAGCCGGTGGTATGGTTATTCTTTATGGCAACGGCCAAATTATTGGTTCTGCCGCAGTTGATGCCAACGGTAACTGGACATTTACTCCAACAACACCATTAGCTATGGGTGAGTATGACTTTACCGTCGCGGTAATGGATGCAGTGGGTAACCTGAGCGACCAGAGCGGAGCGATTCATCTGATTCTTGATGGTGTGGTGATACCGAATTTTGTTGAAATCACTCAGGTCGTTGACGATGTGGGTGCGGTAACCGGTTTAGTTTTCTTTAATGGTGTCACTGATGATGCTCGTCCGCAGATTAACGGGACGGCTACACCAGGCGATATCATTAATCTTTATGATGGTGAGGTACTGTTAGGTTCCACTGTTACTGATGAAAACGGCCAGTGGAGCTTTACACCAGCAGTTGATTTAGCTGATGGACAACACAACTTTACCGCGGCAGCGGTTGATGTGGCCGGTAACATTGGCAAGCCAACCGATGAGTTTGTGGTATTTGTGGATACAGTGGCACCCGAATCACCGACTATCGAGTCAGTTATCGATAATGTTGGTGGTTATCAGGGCATGCTGCAAAATGGCGATGAAACCGACGACTATACGCCAACCTTCAGCGGTAAAGCTGAAGCCGGTGGTATGGTTATTCTTTATGGCAACGGCCAAATTATTGGTTCTGCCGCAGTTGATGCCAACGGTAACTGGACATTTACTCCAACAACACCATTAGCTATGGGTGAGTATGACTTTACCGTCGCGGCAATGGATGCAGTGGGTAACCTGAGCGACCAGAGCGGAGCGATTCATCTGATCCTGGATGGCGTAGTGGTTCTGAATTTTGTTGAAATCACTCATATCATTGACGACGTAGGGGCAGTAACCGGCTCACTTGCCTCTAATGATGTTACCGACGATGCTCGTCCACAGATTAGCGGGACGGCTACCCCAGGTCATGTCATCAATATTTATGATGGTGAAATACTGTTAGGTTCCACAGTTGCTGCTGCTAACGGTGAGTGGAGCTTTACGCCAGCAATGGATCTGGCGGATGGCCGACACAGTTTTACCGCGGTTGCGGTCGATGCTGCCGGTAATGCCAGCACTCCAACGGCTGAATTTGTAGTGACTATTGATACTGTTGTAACTCCAAATCCGGAAGAACCAGCTTCACCAACGATTGACCTGGTGCAGGATGACGTGGGTGCAGTACAGGGCGATTTGAGCAGTGGTAGTATTACTGACGACAATCGACCTACTCTGGTAGGTAGCGCTAACCCTGGTTACATTGTGAACGTATATGACGGCGATATGTTACTGGGATCTGCCGTGGCAGACGCTCAGGGTAAATGGAGCTTCACGCCGATTGCATTGCCTGATGGTCCGCACTCTTTCTATGTCACAGGTACCACTAGTACTGGCGAGACCAGCCAGCCATCTCCGGAGTTTTCTCTATCCATTGATACGATGCCATTTATGGCATTTATCGATCGAGTGGAAGATAACGTGGGGGCTGTCACCGGTAATGTCGTGAATGGTGGTGCAACGGATGATGCGCGTCCGCTAATCAGTGGAACGGGTCAGGCTGGTGAGACGGTAATTATTTACGCGAATGGTAGTGAATTGGGTCGTACCACAGTGGCGGCGGATGGCAGTTGGAGCTTCCAGCCAGAGTCACCGCTAATGGACGGTCACCATGATTTAACCGTAGCAGTCATAGATGCACAGGGTAACACCAGCGCTCCTGGTGCCTCATTTGAGATTGTTATTGATACGATGGCACCAGTCCCGGTTAGCGATCTGGTGATTACCGATGATGTTGGTATCTATCAGGGCGTGCTGCAACACGGTGATGTGACCGATGACTATACGCCAACCTTTAGCGGTAAAGCTGAAGCGGGCAATACAGTATTTATTTTTGCTAATGACCAGCTTATGGGTTCTGCAGGGGTAGATGCTAACGGCAACTGGACATTTACGCCAGCCATGCCATTGCCGATGGGTGACTATGACTTTACTACTGTAGTGGAAGATCCGGCTGGTAACCGTAGCGAAATCAGTGAGCCTGTTCATCTGACGCTGAATAGTGATGTGATACAAGACTTTGTTGAAATTACTCAGGTTATCGACGATGTGGGTATGGTGACTGGTTCTGTTCCGCATAATGGTGTTACTGATGATGCACGTCCGCAGGTTAGCGGGATTGGCTCTGCTGGTCAGCAGGTGATTGTTTACGCTATCGCTCATGAGGGAATGCGTGAAATAGGTCGTGCAACGGTAGATGCTGATGGTAAATGGAGCCTGAAATCAAACATCGCATTAGCTGAAGGTAGAAATGAGCTGATAGCGGATCTGATGGACTCCGATGGCAATCTATTACTGGTATCGTCAGTTTATGCCATTACGGTTGATATTACAGCGCCAATGCCAGTCACCGATTTGGTGATTACAGATAATGTGGGTGACTATCAAGGCGTACTGAAAAACGGTGATAATACCGACGACTATCAGCCAACCTTTAGCGGTAAGGCTGAAGCAGGCAACACGGTATTTATTTTTGCTAATGACCAACTGATGGGCTCTGTCAGAGTCGATGCTAATGGCGACTGGACGTTTACGCCAGCCATGCCGTTACCGATGGGCGACTATCAGTTTACCACTATGGTGGCAGATCAGGCTGGTAACCGTAGCGAAATCAGCGAGCCTGTTCATCTGATTCTGGATGGCGTGGTGATACCGAACTTCGTTGAAATCACTGAGGCTATTGACAATGTGGGTATGATAACCGGTTCTCTTGCCTCTAATGATATCACTGATGATGCTCGCCCTCAGATTGCCGGGAACGCTATGCCAGGCGATATCATCAATATTTATGATAGTAAGATACTGCTGGGTTCCACAGCGGCTAGTGAAAGTGGTTATTGGAGCTTTATACCAACAGTTGATTTAGCCGATGGTCAACACAGCTTTACTGCTGCGGTAGTTAATGCTGCGGGTAACGTTGGCAAGCCAAGCGCCGAGTTTGTGGTCATCATTGATACTGTGGCTCCGGCATCACCGATTATCGAGTCTGTCATCGATAATGTTGGTAGTTATCAGGGTATATTGAAAAATGGTGATGTGACCGACGATGCTACTCCAACCTTTACTGGTAAGGGAGAAGCGGGCAATATTATTGTCATTTATGCTAACGACCAAATGATCGCTACCGCTCTGGTGAATGCTGGTGGTAACTGGACGTTCACGCCAGCCACCCCATTACCATTAGGCGAGTATCATTTTACTGTTGCAGCGATAGATCCTGCGGGTAACCAGAGTGCCCAAAGTGGATCGATTAATTTGATAATTGATAATTCTGGAACACCACCGGTTATTCAGATCACTCAACTGATTGATGATGTGGGTTCTGTGACCGGTGAACTGGCTGCCAATAGCGTTACTGATGATGCTCGTCCACAGATTATGGGTGTGGCAATGGCCGGTAATGTGGTCAAAATTTACGATGGCGAAATTGAAATAGGTTCTACCATTGCAAATGAGAGCGGACAGTGGAGCTTTACGCCAGCATTTAATCTGGCTGATGGTGAGCACCGTCTGACTGCATCAGAAGTTGATGTTGTGGGTAACTATAGTCCACGAAGCCCTGAGTTTGTCTTTACCGTGGATACTATTCCATCAGCTACTCCGACCATTGAGTCCGTATCTGCTGATTTCCGTGGCGATCTGACTAGCGGTACTGCCATTAATAATGGTACACCGACGTTGAAGGGCACGGCAGAGCAGGGTAGCGTGGTGAACATTTTTGATAATGGTATCCTTCTGGGCTCGACCATTGCCGACAGCGACGGTAAGTGGAGCTTTACGCCAACAGCAGAGTTGTCAGAAGGCGAACATGCCTTTACGGTGGCGGGTAATACGGGTTCTCCGTCAGGCGAGTTTACGGTGATCGTGGATTATGATCTCCATATTCATCCACCGGTACCAGAAGAGCCATCGGTGCCGACCATTGATGTGGTGATCAACGACGCTCAGGAAGTGGTGAGCAATGGTGGTGTCAGCGATGACTTTACGCCAACGCTACTCGGTAAAGGCGAATTGGGAGATATCATCCATGTGTATGACCGTGGTGTTCTGCTGGGTAGTGCGGTAGTTAATGATGATTATAACTGGAGCTTTACCCCTGAGTTGCCATTATCAGATGGAAATCATGTTTTCTTTGTTACTGCAACCAATGCTGCGGAAGTAGTAAGTCAGCAGTCAGCGGATTATGTGGTTATCCTTGATTATCCAGTGAGTTATCCAGACCTGGCGATTACCGAGGTACTTGATCAAGTTGGCGCTATCACTGGTAACCTTAGTATTGGTGATATAACGGATGATCCTCGTCCGGTTATTAAGGGGACGGGTACTGCTGGTGATATGGTCATTGTCTATACTACTGGTCAGCATGAACTAGGGCGGACCATGGTTGATGCCGATGGTTTATGGAGTTTACGTCCGGTTAATCCACTACCAGAAGGTGACAATGCGCTGACTGCTGTCGGAGTTAATGCCGACGGTGAGATGACTATGCCAACGCCTTCGTTCACTATTAATATCTCATGTGGTATGCCTTTGTTCCCTGCACTGATTGAAAGCGTATTGGATGATGTGGGTGCGATACAAGGCATGCTACAAAAAGGTGATATTACCGATGACAACCTTCCAACGCTGAAGGGAGTTGCCAATAGCGGCAACATTGTCTCTCTTTATGACCATGATGTATTAATTGGTTCAACACAGGCTGATGCAAGCGGCAAGTGGTCATTTACACCAATCTATTCATTGGCAGATGGTGAGCATAAGATCACGGTTACTGCGACGGATACTCTGCATGGTAGAGTTAGTGAACCATCTGGCGTGTATAACTTCACTGTTGATACAACGGCTGATGTCGGAGAAGGCGTAATGGCTGTTGCTCTGGGCGATGTTCTGCGTGTCGGTTCTGATGAGCTAACGTTTACCGCTGACAGTGAGAAACAAAGCTCGCTACAGACAGAAAATGTAGCAGTAGCGCAGAATCACTACCAATCAGAAGGCAGTAGTTATAACGTTTGGACGATGGGGGCTTCAACGGTTGAGGTTCCGGTTGAGAACGTGGTGAATCCGGTCATTCTGTAA
- a CDS encoding anti-virulence regulator CigR family protein gives MSKKFTALIFAALIPLVMGTAPVNADPGGNGKGNSQKQHDHKDKGNKGNKNKGNGKDDHDNISVTITFDQARGMAVNYGIIGYKPLPPGIAKNLARGKPLPPGIAKKMVPVTMLNGLPRYSGYEWYAVGDDLVLVAATTLIVNTILQGVFN, from the coding sequence ATGAGCAAAAAATTCACCGCTCTCATATTTGCAGCATTAATACCTTTAGTGATGGGCACTGCGCCAGTAAATGCCGATCCTGGCGGTAATGGCAAAGGTAATAGCCAGAAACAACATGACCATAAAGACAAAGGCAACAAAGGAAATAAAAACAAGGGAAATGGGAAAGATGACCACGATAATATCAGCGTCACCATTACGTTCGATCAGGCCAGAGGAATGGCGGTTAACTATGGCATTATTGGTTATAAGCCTCTACCACCGGGTATTGCCAAAAATTTAGCCCGGGGTAAACCGCTGCCTCCTGGAATTGCTAAAAAAATGGTACCGGTGACCATGCTAAACGGCCTGCCACGCTATTCTGGTTATGAATGGTACGCGGTGGGTGATGATCTGGTGCTGGTTGCCGCAACCACCTTGATTGTGAACACTATTCTGCAAGGGGTTTTCAATTAG
- a CDS encoding Ig-like domain-containing protein: MGKNINLLVNSGGASSQSIALDANKPVKIQLQDGNKYILKNQDNDYAPEHVTLKRHGNDLNVILDGDTNPAIVIDDYYVSGNQQPLLGVAEDGQLYSYIATDAAGNGYTLVDEGVTSVALGGSSLGDSSYLFESVEYNNGLMASWPWFLGAAAIGGIGYAIYDNNKDDDSHSSSQPATQTESQPISPPDPQSESQPEPLPTPDNGIDDVSNIAIPAVSGTSTAENKTTIYGVGEAGETITLFDNGQAIGSAVVKGDGQWQFIAEVTLDQGLHNITLTQTGISGSTSSSSGAFSFTVDTVAPAQPVASNIVIDSLSGSVLSGKNIASTLPTFSGEGEPGSIITFMDDTSASKQSVMGKSGKHLLMAGDPILMSDGSQIIGQVTVGTDGKWSFTPDKPLAEGPHHITMVAMDSAGNKSALSELMSFEVDITVPEVPTIEFAQSDIGAVRNTQHNGESSYDFTPTLNGKAEANSVVKLYDGSVLLGFTQADSSGQWSFTPSFVLTKGSHRFTATATDKAGNTSTSGEVFNLVIKDLPDSTDPYPTAIVAVLDNADDMSSYIFSGGTSHTARPYISGVGAVGDTIIIYTQDSNGKHEVGRTVVELGSEWWTVIDVPLLPGVNVFTAIAIDPSGNPSKPSEPYIINTSVVSYSVAVIEEVVDDVGAISGAVMRGEITNDNQPTISGVAPADIIVNVYCNDVIIGSTQADAKGHWSFTPETTLADGICNISVNTTDILGQSTQKMGVFSFEIDTTIPAHPRILGLIDNENSITGKLPLNGDTEMVVTNDTSPQIFGVAKPGSVIEVHSLGHTVGTTVTLSDGSWSFTLDSNLTSDKYTVMVCQLNDWGGVAFESPAFEFIVDSGVPDIPVIEFATYYTGSGDGVLNNGDTTSKSSPKLVGKAESGSLVKIYDGIIASDDGGVLLGMVKADDTGQWSFYVNMWGSSGEHLFTATATDKAGNVSEGAVPFGLNYVSNYSLLATNLAVSYENHSVGNDVVILKSQSLPSDEGISQPPQASAKASEATSTMTVSLNDVLRLGSEELTMGTGNKSPVVNSDESNLSRLDETGAQLSVSQNNPYNLGIIAALNVEALTENTVHVIM, from the coding sequence ATGGGAAAAAATATTAATTTGTTGGTTAATTCCGGGGGCGCTAGTTCTCAATCGATTGCTCTTGATGCAAATAAGCCGGTTAAAATTCAACTCCAGGATGGAAATAAATACATCCTGAAGAATCAGGATAATGATTATGCCCCGGAACATGTGACACTAAAACGTCATGGTAACGATCTGAACGTTATTTTAGACGGTGATACCAACCCCGCCATTGTTATTGATGATTATTATGTTTCAGGAAACCAGCAACCATTATTGGGCGTGGCTGAAGATGGCCAGTTATATTCCTATATTGCTACCGATGCGGCGGGTAACGGCTATACGTTGGTTGATGAAGGGGTTACATCGGTTGCATTAGGTGGCTCTTCATTAGGTGACAGTAGCTATTTGTTTGAAAGCGTAGAATATAATAATGGTTTGATGGCATCCTGGCCGTGGTTTTTAGGTGCTGCCGCGATTGGCGGTATCGGATATGCCATTTATGATAATAATAAAGATGATGATAGCCACTCTTCATCACAGCCAGCAACCCAGACAGAATCGCAACCAATCTCCCCGCCTGATCCACAGTCAGAATCTCAACCGGAACCTTTACCGACTCCCGATAATGGCATTGATGATGTCAGTAATATAGCTATCCCAGCGGTTTCCGGTACCAGTACAGCTGAAAATAAAACCACTATTTATGGTGTTGGAGAAGCAGGGGAGACAATTACCCTTTTCGATAATGGTCAGGCAATTGGTTCTGCTGTGGTCAAAGGCGATGGTCAGTGGCAATTTATAGCCGAAGTGACTTTGGACCAAGGGCTACACAACATTACCCTGACTCAAACGGGGATATCCGGTTCAACCAGTAGTTCGTCAGGGGCTTTCTCATTTACCGTTGATACTGTTGCTCCAGCCCAGCCAGTAGCCAGCAACATTGTGATTGATAGTTTGTCAGGTTCTGTTTTATCGGGAAAAAATATTGCCAGTACTTTGCCAACCTTCTCCGGAGAAGGTGAGCCGGGCAGCATCATTACTTTTATGGATGACACCTCGGCCAGTAAACAAAGCGTTATGGGTAAAAGTGGTAAGCACTTGCTTATGGCGGGTGATCCTATCCTGATGTCTGACGGTAGCCAGATCATTGGTCAGGTGACAGTTGGTACAGACGGTAAGTGGAGTTTCACGCCGGATAAACCTTTGGCTGAAGGCCCGCATCATATCACTATGGTAGCTATGGATAGCGCCGGCAATAAAAGTGCCCTGTCGGAATTGATGTCGTTTGAAGTAGATATCACGGTGCCTGAAGTACCAACCATTGAGTTTGCCCAGAGTGATATTGGTGCTGTACGAAATACCCAACATAACGGTGAGAGTTCATATGATTTCACTCCAACGCTAAACGGTAAAGCTGAGGCTAACAGTGTAGTGAAACTGTATGATGGCTCAGTACTATTAGGCTTCACTCAGGCAGATTCAAGTGGACAATGGAGTTTTACGCCAAGCTTTGTGCTGACAAAGGGATCACATCGATTTACCGCAACCGCAACGGATAAAGCGGGTAACACCAGTACTTCCGGTGAGGTATTTAATCTTGTCATTAAAGACCTTCCTGATTCAACAGATCCATATCCAACGGCGATTGTGGCAGTTCTTGATAACGCTGATGATATGAGTAGTTACATATTCTCAGGTGGTACCAGCCATACTGCTCGTCCGTATATCTCGGGTGTTGGTGCCGTTGGCGATACCATCATTATTTATACGCAGGATAGCAATGGTAAGCATGAGGTTGGTCGTACCGTTGTTGAACTTGGTAGTGAGTGGTGGACAGTTATTGATGTGCCCCTGTTGCCCGGGGTAAATGTCTTTACCGCGATAGCAATTGATCCGTCAGGTAACCCTTCTAAACCAAGTGAACCTTACATTATCAATACATCTGTTGTTTCTTATTCTGTAGCGGTGATTGAAGAAGTTGTGGATGATGTTGGCGCTATTTCAGGTGCGGTGATGAGAGGTGAGATTACCAATGATAATCAACCAACAATCTCAGGTGTGGCACCGGCTGATATTATCGTCAATGTTTATTGCAACGATGTAATCATTGGCAGTACTCAGGCAGATGCCAAAGGTCACTGGTCATTTACTCCGGAAACTACATTAGCTGATGGTATATGTAATATCTCGGTGAATACCACGGATATTTTGGGGCAGTCGACCCAGAAAATGGGCGTCTTCAGCTTTGAAATTGATACCACAATACCCGCACATCCCCGAATTCTTGGGTTGATTGATAATGAGAACTCTATCACCGGTAAGTTGCCACTTAATGGTGATACTGAAATGGTGGTGACTAATGATACCAGCCCTCAAATATTTGGTGTTGCCAAACCGGGTAGCGTCATTGAGGTTCACAGTCTTGGGCATACGGTAGGAACAACCGTTACATTATCTGATGGTAGCTGGAGTTTTACGTTAGATAGCAATTTAACATCAGATAAATATACGGTGATGGTATGTCAGCTAAATGACTGGGGAGGCGTCGCGTTTGAAAGCCCGGCGTTTGAATTCATTGTGGATTCTGGTGTTCCAGATATTCCTGTTATTGAGTTTGCAACTTACTATACCGGTTCAGGGGATGGGGTCTTAAACAATGGTGACACTACGAGTAAAAGTTCACCAAAACTGGTTGGTAAAGCTGAAAGTGGCAGCCTGGTCAAAATCTATGATGGCATCATAGCCAGTGATGATGGTGGTGTATTGTTGGGCATGGTCAAGGCTGATGATACAGGGCAGTGGAGTTTTTATGTAAATATGTGGGGAAGTAGCGGTGAGCATTTATTCACGGCAACTGCTACGGATAAAGCTGGTAACGTTAGTGAGGGGGCTGTTCCATTTGGCCTGAATTATGTGTCTAATTATTCATTGCTGGCGACTAATCTGGCGGTGTCTTATGAGAATCATAGTGTTGGGAATGATGTCGTAATACTAAAAAGCCAAAGCTTACCGTCAGACGAGGGAATATCTCAGCCGCCGCAGGCTTCAGCAAAAGCTTCTGAAGCGACCAGCACTATGACGGTTAGTTTGAATGATGTCTTACGTTTGGGATCCGAAGAATTAACTATGGGAACAGGTAACAAATCACCAGTTGTTAATAGTGATGAAAGTAATCTATCGCGCTTAGACGAAACGGGTGCTCAGTTAAGCGTATCGCAAAATAATCCGTATAACCTCGGGATTATAGCCGCTTTAAACGTTGAGGCTTTAACGGAAAATACAGTGCATGTCATTATGTAA